The Streptomyces laurentii genome contains a region encoding:
- a CDS encoding hypothetical protein (DNA binding residues [nucleotide binding];~Predicted transcriptional regulators [Transcription];~Response regulator containing a CheY-like receiver domain and an HTH DNA-binding domain [Signal transduction mechanisms / Transcription]; COG2197;~SCF51A.11, possible transcriptional regulator, len:334 aa. Similar to Streptomyces coelicolor TR:Q9ZBT5 (EMBL; AL034446) regulatory protein SC1A9.17C (327 aa), fasta scores opt: 494 z-score: 573.8 E(): 1.3e-24 36.9% identity in 333 aa overlap. Contains a possible helix-turn-helix motif between residues 290..311 (+2.71 SD).;~Sugar-specific transcriptional regulator TrmB; cl17775;~dimerization interface [polypeptide binding];~helix_turn_helix, Lux Regulon; smart00421;~identified by MetaGeneAnnotator; putative;~transcriptional regulator [Streptomyces coelicolor A3(2)]), producing MVLELAGLSADEEAVYGLLVASGRAGATDLARQCGLTDARTRHALDALAAKSLVNPSDGPPRLYQAAPPDVALLPRLKRSADALDLAQREAARLIDTYRDTMRRHDAGQLLEVVTGAEALRQNLRRLQNCARDEMLWFCKAQYVAMPSGSNTEEYEALARGVRYRVVYEQAFFDDEGAVDNVVAGVRAGENARAAPRLPLRLAIADRSVAIFPLVAGGPHGSPEEPTTALVRDSNLLEALVALFDRYWESAVPLRLDDTGEISGLDAAGAPGGLAPTDSTLLSLLVAGVADKAIASQMQLSRRTVQRRIQSMMERAGAATRMQLAWQAARRGWL from the coding sequence GTGGTACTGGAGCTCGCCGGCCTGTCCGCTGACGAGGAGGCGGTCTACGGACTGCTCGTGGCGTCCGGGCGGGCGGGCGCGACGGACCTCGCCCGGCAATGCGGCCTCACGGACGCGCGGACCCGGCACGCCCTGGACGCGCTCGCCGCGAAGAGCCTCGTCAACCCGTCGGACGGCCCGCCCCGGCTCTACCAGGCGGCTCCCCCGGACGTGGCGCTGCTGCCCCGGCTGAAACGGAGCGCCGACGCGCTCGACCTGGCCCAGCGCGAGGCGGCCCGGCTGATCGACACGTACCGCGACACGATGCGCCGGCACGACGCCGGCCAGCTGCTGGAAGTGGTCACCGGGGCGGAGGCGCTGCGCCAGAACCTCCGGCGGCTCCAGAACTGCGCGCGGGACGAGATGCTCTGGTTCTGCAAGGCCCAGTACGTGGCGATGCCGTCGGGCAGCAACACCGAGGAATACGAGGCACTGGCCCGCGGGGTCCGCTACCGCGTGGTGTACGAACAGGCGTTCTTCGACGACGAAGGGGCCGTCGACAACGTGGTGGCGGGCGTACGGGCCGGTGAGAACGCCCGCGCCGCGCCCCGTCTGCCGCTGCGCCTCGCCATCGCGGACCGTAGCGTCGCCATCTTCCCGCTGGTCGCCGGCGGCCCGCACGGCAGCCCGGAGGAACCCACCACGGCGCTGGTCAGGGACAGCAATCTGCTGGAGGCGCTGGTGGCGCTGTTCGACCGGTACTGGGAAAGCGCCGTCCCCTTGCGCCTCGACGACACCGGCGAGATCTCCGGCCTCGACGCGGCCGGGGCGCCCGGCGGACTGGCGCCCACCGACAGCACCTTGCTGTCCCTGCTGGTGGCGGGGGTCGCCGACAAGGCGATCGCGTCCCAGATGCAGCTGAGCCGCCGGACCGTGCAGCGCCGCATCCAGAGCATGATGGAACGTGCCGGGGCGGCGACCCGTATGCAGCTCGCCTGGCAGGCGGCGCGCCGCGGATGGCTGTGA
- a CDS encoding peptidase (Fn3-like domain (DUF1034); pfam06280;~PA domain; pfam02225;~Peptidase S8 family domain, uncharacterized subfamily 1; cd07487;~SCF51A.10, probable peptidase, len: 1245 aa. Highly similarto Streptomyces albogriseolus TR:P95684 (EMBL; D83672) subtilisin-like protease (1102 aa), fasta scores opt: 1572 z-score: 1550.1 E(): 0 34.4% identity in 1259 aa overlap. Also similarto the much smaller subtilisins e.g. Bacillus sp. (strain TA39) SW:SUBT_BACS9 (EMBL; X62369) subtilisin precursor (EC 3.4.21.62) (420 aa), fasta scores opt: 485 z-score: 483.5 E(): 1.4e-19 38.2% identity in 304 aa overlap. Contains a Pfam match to entry PF00082 Peptidase_S8, Subtilase family and a possible N-terminal signal sequence.;~catalytic triad [active];~identified by MetaGeneAnnotator; putative;~peptidase [Streptomyces coelicolor A3(2)]), producing MRRIRLWAAISAGFALAVGAVAPLPAGASGPSPDARANPPADNSTTVRLITGDRVTVTPAGGGRQTASVTPGDGRRGVVFRTYEQDGHVTVLPSDAGALVSTGRLDRRLFDVTALIAQKYDTAHTDALPLIVESGGRATPSALQGLAAEGTSVRGLDSIGARAVRVDEADLGRFWKQLLPVGGQLKKADVAATPRVWLDQRIRASLDRSTAQIGAPAVWQTGSQGDGVKVAVLDTGADGNHPDLAGRIVEAKDFSGSSGTGDVYGHGTHVASIVGGSGAASGGSRKGVAPGARLLVGKVLGDDGYGSESSAIAGMEWAAAQGAKVVNMSLGSEGSSDGTDPMSQALNEISRSTGTLFVVAAGNAGEQGAGTVGSPGAADAALTVGAVDRKDALASFSSRGPRYGDDAVKPDVTAPGVDIVAARAAGTTMGTPVDADYVAASGTSMATPHVAGAAALLAQRHPDWDGARLKDALVSTAVTVPGQKVTEEGGGRIDVRAAALGPVTATGTLALGPFESDATTASDASASRIRYANSSDQDVTLALSVKLATDGGRAPAEGSVRLGAESVRVPAGATVEVPLTVDPSRAGRGKYYGYVTAASADGRTTVHTTLGLVVRGPTHRLTVKMYDKDGKPADGYPSIWGPDGFAGYTNPSSVETEVEEGVYQLENGWIDNSDDGQELRQVVLPEVKVTKDTTVTLDARTTVPVEIRTPRPAEQRGILSFQTHRELDGREMTQGTMYFDIAKRLYVSPTAKVTEGSFEFSSRWQLVAPMLRARAPGPDLDLNPFYMPRSPFFPDRGATLTAVDAGDASAPDFRHARGRLAVVDSPEGASEDELVERAAAAGVRAVVLVHPDPSGWTRWTPQGERLALPTIRIGAGPGARLLARMSKGSTPVTFSGAPRSPYMYDVMQVSSGQIPSRVVHTVSDRNSAVIKSTYADNGGTGQGWAAEQRFGWRPYFKTAWLQYTRLVPLGAARTEYVSSGDTTWQHLVHYRPTFDMDGTLGLGMRDRPRTYRPGTQPAETWAGAVVRPSIPAGTATPTVRDGNVLRLRIPEFTDSQAGHWAWASVEGDIGAGSTSREWAGDSVSAVLYRDGKKLGDLRDAWRDVEVGPERAAYRLDMATARDAEEWRTGTATTTSWSFASGRTDAAAPLPLPLLQLDYDVPVDARNTLRGAGTHTLGLRVRAQDGLPAPRGVTVRVETSFDDGRTWSAAKTTGLGPDSFRAKVDSRPAKGAWVTLRVTASDADGNAVRQTVRRAYALR from the coding sequence ATGAGACGGATCCGCCTCTGGGCGGCGATATCCGCGGGATTCGCGCTGGCCGTGGGTGCCGTGGCACCCCTGCCCGCCGGCGCGAGCGGCCCCTCCCCGGACGCCCGCGCGAACCCGCCCGCCGACAACTCGACGACGGTGCGGCTGATCACCGGCGACCGCGTGACCGTCACCCCGGCCGGGGGCGGGCGGCAGACCGCCTCCGTCACTCCGGGGGACGGGCGCCGGGGCGTCGTCTTCCGGACGTACGAACAGGACGGCCATGTGACGGTGCTCCCGTCCGACGCGGGCGCCCTGGTGTCGACCGGACGCCTGGACCGCCGGCTCTTCGACGTGACGGCGCTCATCGCCCAGAAGTACGACACGGCGCACACGGACGCCCTGCCGCTCATCGTGGAGTCCGGCGGGCGGGCGACGCCGTCGGCGCTCCAGGGACTGGCCGCCGAGGGCACGTCCGTCCGCGGGCTCGACAGCATCGGCGCGCGGGCGGTGCGGGTGGACGAGGCGGACCTCGGCCGGTTCTGGAAGCAACTGCTGCCCGTCGGCGGCCAGTTGAAGAAGGCCGACGTCGCCGCCACGCCCCGGGTGTGGCTGGACCAGCGGATCCGCGCGTCCCTCGACCGCAGCACGGCCCAGATCGGCGCCCCGGCCGTCTGGCAGACCGGTTCCCAGGGCGACGGGGTCAAGGTCGCCGTCCTGGACACCGGCGCGGACGGGAACCACCCCGACCTGGCGGGCCGGATCGTCGAGGCCAAGGACTTCTCCGGCAGTTCCGGCACCGGCGACGTCTACGGGCACGGCACCCATGTCGCCTCCATCGTCGGCGGCAGCGGTGCCGCGTCCGGGGGCAGCCGCAAGGGCGTCGCGCCCGGGGCGCGGCTGCTGGTCGGGAAGGTCCTCGGCGACGACGGCTACGGCAGCGAGTCGTCGGCGATCGCCGGCATGGAGTGGGCCGCGGCGCAGGGCGCCAAGGTCGTCAACATGAGCCTCGGAAGCGAAGGTTCCTCCGACGGCACCGATCCCATGAGCCAGGCGCTGAACGAGATCAGCCGCAGCACCGGCACCCTGTTCGTCGTGGCGGCCGGCAACGCGGGCGAGCAGGGCGCCGGCACCGTCGGCTCCCCCGGTGCGGCGGACGCCGCGCTGACGGTCGGCGCCGTCGACCGGAAGGACGCGCTCGCCTCGTTCTCCAGCCGTGGTCCGCGCTACGGGGACGACGCCGTCAAGCCGGACGTGACGGCGCCGGGCGTCGACATCGTGGCGGCCCGCGCGGCCGGGACCACCATGGGCACCCCGGTGGACGCGGACTACGTCGCCGCCTCCGGTACGTCCATGGCGACCCCGCACGTGGCGGGCGCCGCCGCGCTGCTCGCCCAGCGCCACCCCGACTGGGACGGCGCCCGGCTCAAGGACGCGCTGGTCAGCACCGCCGTCACGGTCCCCGGCCAGAAGGTGACGGAGGAGGGCGGCGGCCGGATCGACGTCCGCGCCGCGGCCCTGGGGCCGGTCACCGCCACGGGCACCCTCGCCCTCGGCCCGTTCGAGTCCGACGCCACCACCGCCTCGGACGCCTCCGCGTCCCGGATCCGGTACGCCAACTCGTCCGACCAGGACGTCACGCTCGCGCTCTCCGTCAAGCTGGCCACGGACGGCGGCCGGGCACCCGCCGAGGGTTCGGTGCGGCTCGGCGCCGAGTCGGTGCGCGTGCCGGCCGGAGCGACGGTGGAGGTCCCGCTGACCGTCGATCCGTCGCGGGCCGGACGGGGCAAGTACTACGGCTACGTCACCGCCGCGTCCGCCGACGGGCGGACCACCGTGCACACCACCCTCGGTCTCGTCGTCCGCGGGCCCACGCACCGGCTCACCGTGAAGATGTACGACAAGGACGGCAAGCCCGCCGACGGCTACCCGAGCATCTGGGGCCCCGACGGCTTCGCCGGCTACACCAACCCCTCGTCCGTCGAGACCGAGGTCGAGGAGGGCGTCTACCAGCTGGAGAACGGCTGGATCGACAACTCGGACGACGGCCAGGAGCTGCGCCAGGTCGTCCTGCCGGAAGTGAAGGTCACCAAGGACACGACCGTCACCCTGGACGCCCGTACCACCGTCCCGGTGGAGATCCGCACGCCCCGGCCCGCGGAGCAGCGCGGCATCCTGAGCTTCCAGACCCACCGGGAGCTCGACGGCCGCGAGATGACGCAGGGCACGATGTACTTCGACATCGCCAAGCGGCTGTACGTGAGCCCGACCGCCAAGGTCACCGAGGGCTCCTTCGAGTTCTCCTCCCGCTGGCAGCTCGTCGCCCCGATGCTGCGGGCGCGTGCGCCGGGCCCCGATCTCGACCTGAACCCCTTCTACATGCCGCGGTCGCCGTTCTTCCCCGACCGGGGGGCCACCCTGACCGCGGTCGACGCCGGTGACGCCTCGGCTCCCGACTTCCGGCACGCCCGCGGCCGGCTCGCCGTCGTGGACAGCCCGGAGGGGGCGAGCGAGGACGAGCTCGTCGAGCGGGCCGCCGCCGCCGGCGTCCGCGCCGTGGTCCTCGTCCACCCGGATCCGTCCGGCTGGACCCGCTGGACCCCGCAGGGCGAGCGTCTGGCCCTGCCCACGATCCGCATCGGCGCGGGCCCGGGAGCGCGACTGCTCGCCCGGATGAGCAAAGGCTCGACCCCCGTGACGTTCTCGGGCGCGCCCCGCAGCCCCTACATGTACGACGTGATGCAGGTGTCCTCGGGGCAGATCCCCTCGCGCGTCGTCCACACCGTCTCCGACCGCAACAGCGCGGTGATCAAGAGCACGTACGCGGACAACGGCGGTACGGGCCAGGGCTGGGCGGCCGAGCAGCGCTTCGGCTGGCGGCCGTACTTCAAGACGGCCTGGCTCCAGTACACCCGGCTCGTGCCGCTCGGAGCCGCCCGGACCGAGTACGTCAGCTCCGGCGACACCACCTGGCAGCACCTGGTGCACTACCGGCCGACGTTCGACATGGACGGCACGCTCGGCCTCGGCATGCGGGACAGGCCGCGGACCTACCGGCCCGGCACGCAGCCGGCGGAGACCTGGGCGGGAGCGGTCGTCCGGCCGTCCATCCCGGCCGGCACCGCCACCCCGACCGTGCGCGACGGGAACGTGCTGCGGCTGCGGATCCCCGAGTTCACGGACTCCCAGGCCGGGCACTGGGCCTGGGCCTCCGTGGAGGGCGACATCGGGGCCGGGAGCACCTCCCGGGAGTGGGCCGGCGACTCGGTGAGCGCCGTCCTGTACCGCGACGGCAAGAAGCTCGGCGATCTGCGCGACGCCTGGCGGGACGTGGAGGTCGGGCCCGAACGGGCCGCCTACCGGCTGGACATGGCCACCGCCCGCGACGCGGAGGAGTGGCGGACCGGTACGGCCACCACGACCTCCTGGTCCTTCGCGTCGGGCCGGACGGACGCCGCCGCGCCGCTGCCGCTGCCGCTGCTCCAGCTCGACTACGACGTCCCCGTCGACGCCCGCAACACCCTGCGCGGCGCGGGCACGCACACCCTCGGTCTCCGGGTCCGCGCCCAGGACGGACTGCCCGCGCCGCGCGGCGTGACCGTCCGGGTCGAGACGTCCTTCGACGACGGGCGCACCTGGTCCGCGGCGAAGACGACCGGCCTCGGCCCCGACTCCTTCCGGGCCAAGGTCGACAGCCGGCCGGCGAAGGGTGCCTGGGTGACGCTGCGCGTCACGGCCTCCGACGCCGACGGGAACGCCGTCCGCCAGACCGTGCGGCGCGCCTACGCACTGCGCTGA
- a CDS encoding hypothetical protein (identified by MetaGeneAnnotator; putative;~sequence version:1): protein MLVLSVLAALLGAMSNAVGTVLQRKAALNVPASHALKPRLFADLARQPVWVAGIGAVAGAAAFQALALATGPLALVQPVFILELPFALMIGSYVLRRRLPTAGWRAIGYIVVGLAVVLVAAHPHGGNAQAPMALWVPAIVLGLGLIAGLVAVARRLPPGAGRAACLGTGSAVANALTAALMKSAARTFADHGAVAFLTVWQTYGFVLCGVLAIVLLENALQAGPITASQPALTLGDALVSLLLGVVLYKEEIGDGWWLLPMGAGLVLIVLGTVRLSRVASLTRILPS from the coding sequence GTGCTCGTGCTGAGCGTCCTGGCCGCCCTCCTCGGCGCGATGAGCAACGCCGTCGGCACCGTGCTCCAGCGCAAGGCCGCGCTCAACGTCCCCGCGAGCCACGCCCTCAAGCCCCGCCTGTTCGCCGACCTGGCGCGGCAGCCGGTGTGGGTGGCCGGCATCGGGGCCGTCGCGGGAGCGGCGGCGTTCCAGGCGCTCGCCCTGGCCACCGGCCCGCTCGCCCTGGTCCAGCCGGTCTTCATCCTGGAGCTGCCATTCGCCCTGATGATCGGCTCGTACGTGCTCCGGCGGCGCCTGCCGACGGCGGGCTGGCGGGCGATCGGGTACATCGTCGTCGGACTGGCGGTGGTCCTGGTCGCCGCTCATCCGCACGGTGGGAACGCCCAGGCTCCGATGGCGCTGTGGGTCCCCGCGATCGTCCTGGGACTCGGTCTGATCGCGGGCCTGGTGGCCGTCGCCCGCCGCCTCCCGCCCGGCGCGGGCCGGGCCGCCTGCCTGGGTACGGGCTCGGCCGTGGCGAACGCGCTCACCGCGGCCCTCATGAAATCGGCGGCCCGCACCTTCGCCGACCACGGGGCGGTCGCCTTCCTGACCGTCTGGCAGACCTACGGCTTCGTCCTGTGTGGCGTCCTGGCGATCGTCCTGCTGGAGAACGCCCTGCAAGCGGGCCCCATCACGGCCTCCCAGCCCGCGCTGACACTCGGAGACGCCCTCGTCAGCCTCCTCCTCGGTGTCGTGCTCTACAAGGAGGAGATCGGCGACGGCTGGTGGCTGCTGCCGATGGGGGCGGGCCTCGTCCTCATCGTGCTGGGCACGGTGCGGCTGTCCCGGGTCGCGTCACTGACCCGCATCCTGCCGTCGTGA
- a CDS encoding ABC transporter (iron.B12.siderophore.hemin), ATP-binding component (ABC transporter (iron.B12.siderophore.hemin), ATP-binding component [Streptomyces venezuelae ATCC10712];~ABC transporter signature motif;~ABC-type cobalamin/Fe3+-siderophores transport systems,ATPase components [Inorganicion transport and metabolism / Coenzyme metabolism]; COG1120;~ATP binding site [chemical binding];~ATP-binding component of iron-siderophores, vitamin B12 and hemin transporters and related proteins; cd03214;~D-loop;~H-loop/switch region;~Q-loop/lid;~Walker A/P-loop;~Walker B;~identified by MetaGeneAnnotator; putative) → MTGTPPVPDGGTGLRAAHVSRTAGGALVLDGVTLAPRPGTLTGLLGPNGSGKSTLLRVLSGVLAPDAGVVTLDGDPLGSVPRRALARRVAVVEQHAGTQVDLTVADAVRLGRIPHRRAWSPTTAADEEAVRSALVRTGLADRAHRTWRTLSGGERQRVQIARALAQEPRELLLDEPTNHLDIQHQLDLMTLVSGLRLTCVMALHDLNLAAMYCDHVVVLREGRVAAAGPVDEVLTEELLADVYGVRAHITRPTGTDRPHIRFLGPADLPHGAARRLC, encoded by the coding sequence ATGACCGGCACACCGCCCGTACCCGACGGCGGTACGGGGCTCCGCGCCGCACACGTCTCCCGTACGGCGGGCGGCGCGCTCGTCCTGGACGGCGTGACGCTCGCACCGCGCCCCGGCACGCTCACCGGTCTGCTGGGCCCGAACGGTTCGGGGAAGTCCACCCTCCTGCGCGTCCTCTCCGGCGTCCTCGCGCCGGACGCCGGGGTGGTGACCCTGGACGGCGACCCGCTGGGCTCCGTACCGCGCCGCGCGCTCGCCCGGCGCGTCGCCGTCGTCGAGCAGCACGCCGGCACCCAGGTCGATCTGACGGTGGCCGACGCCGTACGCCTCGGCCGCATCCCGCACCGCCGGGCATGGTCGCCGACGACGGCCGCGGACGAGGAGGCCGTACGGTCCGCCCTCGTCCGCACCGGACTGGCCGACCGGGCCCACCGCACCTGGCGCACCCTCTCCGGCGGCGAACGCCAGCGCGTCCAGATCGCCCGCGCCCTCGCCCAGGAACCGCGCGAACTCCTCCTGGACGAACCGACGAACCACCTCGACATCCAGCACCAGCTCGACCTCATGACCCTGGTCTCGGGCCTCCGCCTCACCTGCGTCATGGCCCTGCACGACCTCAACCTCGCGGCGATGTACTGCGACCACGTCGTGGTCCTGCGCGAAGGCCGGGTGGCGGCCGCGGGCCCGGTGGACGAGGTCCTCACCGAAGAACTCCTCGCGGACGTCTACGGCGTCCGCGCCCACATCACCCGCCCCACCGGGACCGACCGCCCCCACATCCGTTTCCTCGGCCCCGCCGACCTGCCTCATGGAGCCGCGCGCCGGCTTTGCTGA